The following coding sequences lie in one Flagellimonas eckloniae genomic window:
- a CDS encoding EamA family transporter — protein MKSKPWLIYALVTTIFWGVWGAFTGLPAENGFPDTLIYCVWAITMIPPAIFVLNRINWKLQYDKKSIFYGCLIGLLGAGGQMVLFHAVTVGPTYLIFPIISLSPVITIVLSYFFLKERTGLKGTIGIVLAIIALPLFEYSTGNESGNYGVSWFILAVLVLAAWGIQAYFMKFANKIMNAESIFFYMMITGLLIIPVALLMTDFTQEINWGANGPWLAAGIQILNAIGALCLVFAFRYGKAMVVSPLTNAGAPLITAIIAMIVVGVLPGIFKIAGIVLAIVAAFLLAIDPEEEEPEEKITSNGQPM, from the coding sequence ATGAAATCAAAACCTTGGTTGATATACGCTTTAGTAACTACAATTTTTTGGGGTGTTTGGGGGGCTTTTACAGGGCTTCCTGCAGAAAACGGATTTCCAGATACCTTAATCTATTGTGTATGGGCAATTACTATGATTCCCCCGGCCATTTTTGTGCTAAATCGTATCAACTGGAAATTACAGTACGATAAAAAATCTATCTTTTATGGTTGTCTAATCGGTCTTTTGGGAGCTGGTGGGCAGATGGTCCTTTTTCATGCCGTAACGGTAGGGCCAACCTATCTTATCTTTCCTATAATATCCCTTTCTCCTGTGATAACAATTGTTTTGTCCTATTTCTTTCTGAAGGAGCGAACAGGCCTAAAAGGAACTATAGGTATTGTGCTTGCCATAATCGCACTTCCGTTATTTGAATATTCAACAGGAAATGAATCAGGAAACTATGGTGTTTCATGGTTTATTTTGGCCGTTCTTGTATTGGCCGCATGGGGCATTCAGGCGTATTTTATGAAGTTTGCAAACAAAATCATGAATGCCGAAAGTATTTTTTTCTATATGATGATAACAGGTTTGTTAATCATCCCTGTGGCACTTTTAATGACCGATTTTACACAAGAAATCAATTGGGGTGCAAATGGCCCATGGCTTGCAGCTGGAATACAAATATTAAATGCAATTGGTGCTCTTTGCCTGGTATTTGCATTTAGATACGGTAAGGCCATGGTGGTTTCACCACTGACCAATGCAGGTGCTCCATTGATAACAGCTATTATAGCAATGATTGTAGTGGGAGTCTTGCCGGGTATTTTTAAAATTGCTGGTATTGTTTTGGCAATAGTCGCCGCTTTTCTTTTGGCTATTGACCCAGAAGAGGAAGAGCCAGAAGAGAAGATAACTAGTAATGGTCAGCCTATGTAG